The following proteins come from a genomic window of Terribacillus aidingensis:
- a CDS encoding L-threonylcarbamoyladenylate synthase has product METKHWTVLQQSFDKIAMEEAAALLKKGEAVAFPTETVYGLGADATNEQAVRKIFEAKGRPSDNPLIVHVADKEQLKDLVEDIPDVAYKLLEAFSPGPITLILKSKGTVAANVSAGLDSIGIRIPSHPVGLRLLQEVALPIAAPSANISGRPSPTKAEHVVHDLDGRIAGIMDGGPTGIGLESTVVDCTEAVPVILRPGGVTAEAIQEVIGTVMVDPGLAGGEKEKPKAPGMKYTHYAPEAPLYLVDKEMQLHADKLTEAGEKVGIIATEELAQMLQSERIQICGTRSDLSTVAEHLYDALRHFKKSDVTVILCESFEKHGVGAAIMNRLEKAATGRI; this is encoded by the coding sequence ATGGAAACGAAGCATTGGACTGTGTTACAGCAGTCCTTCGATAAAATAGCGATGGAGGAGGCAGCAGCTCTTCTTAAAAAAGGGGAGGCTGTTGCTTTTCCGACCGAGACAGTTTATGGTCTTGGCGCTGATGCAACAAATGAACAAGCCGTCCGGAAAATATTCGAGGCAAAAGGCCGTCCGTCTGATAATCCGCTCATCGTCCACGTGGCTGACAAAGAGCAGCTGAAAGACCTTGTTGAAGATATCCCTGATGTTGCTTATAAACTTCTAGAGGCATTCAGCCCTGGGCCGATTACGCTTATATTGAAGAGCAAAGGGACAGTTGCAGCGAATGTCAGTGCTGGACTAGATTCAATTGGTATCCGGATACCGAGTCATCCGGTTGGCTTACGTCTTTTGCAGGAAGTAGCGTTACCGATTGCAGCACCGAGTGCGAATATATCAGGCAGACCCAGCCCGACGAAAGCTGAACACGTAGTCCATGATCTGGATGGACGAATTGCCGGGATCATGGACGGTGGCCCGACTGGAATCGGCCTGGAGTCCACAGTGGTTGACTGTACGGAAGCAGTGCCAGTCATATTGCGGCCAGGCGGAGTGACAGCTGAAGCGATCCAAGAGGTCATCGGAACAGTGATGGTGGATCCTGGACTAGCTGGCGGAGAGAAAGAGAAACCAAAGGCACCAGGTATGAAATACACCCATTATGCACCAGAAGCTCCGCTATATTTAGTGGACAAAGAGATGCAGCTGCACGCGGACAAGCTTACTGAAGCAGGTGAGAAGGTCGGCATTATTGCGACAGAGGAGCTTGCGCAAATGCTGCAGAGTGAACGGATTCAAATCTGCGGCACACGAAGCGATCTCTCCACAGTAGCAGAGCATCTGTACGATGCGCTCAGGCATTTCAAGAAATCAGATGTAACTGTCATCCTTTGTGAAAGCTTCGAGAAGCATGGAGTCGGTGCAGCTATCATGAATAGGCTCGAAAAGGCAGCGACAGGAAGAATATAA